The Hevea brasiliensis isolate MT/VB/25A 57/8 chromosome 1, ASM3005281v1, whole genome shotgun sequence DNA segment AGGCGCACCACACACATAACACCCTAGTTGTTTGGACATCGATGATGGGATCAACAATGAAGAGTTGAAAGTTTTCATAATTTATTGGAATCCCTAGGAACTAAATGACACATTTCTTAAACTGaaacttttttaaaaataaaactaaaattcaatttcttaaaaataattcgcttttatttttttaataatgtgatttaaaaaaattaaaaatcttaaaaccaaaaatttattttaaaatccattttcaatttcaaatatattttaattttgaagttaatctaatttccaaaaattttaatttataagtcaattttttaagataatttcaTTTTAGGCAAGATTTTATTtcaacaaatttaatttttaaagcccaatttaattttcaaacggaatttaattttcaaatcaaatttaattttcaaataaaatttcattagaTTATTCGTCAAATTTAGAAGCCTCTTTAAAATAAAaagttttcaaaaaataaaaacaaaacaaagatCAAATGGAGTCAAAATTCACATTTAGGATCGCTTCACTTACTTGTATATTTGATTTACCCTAATAGTGAGATATTTAAGCGTTTCTACATTTATATTTCCGATCAAATGCAAGGAATCAATATTAAGCTCCATTTCAAATTATTGACATTAATTCATTCGAACACATCCATAAATCCATCTATCCTTTTAGGATGATgtgggatgcctaacaccttccccacacaCGTATAAGGACCTCGAATCTTGAATCtctggaatagaagttgatcattttctttaaaataaaagtttcgaaaatataataaaaagttTTCTCTATTTTTCCCATAAAAATTAGAGTAGCGATTTCTCACCTTTACACTTCGGTGTGAATTGCATGGCAACCGCAAAACACATTGCGATACTAACGATAAAAAATACTTATATAATTGAATGTAACTCATTAAATTAaagataaatatttattaaaagtaatattttaataaatatcaaatcactaatatttaaatttcaccACGTGACAATTATCTAAAATGGCATTTTAATGGAtatataactaattaattaattagttataaGAATTTTAATACTTCATTTATTTTAGAGTTCTGCAATATTTAGGACACTTAAAAAATTCTACCAGCATTGAGATTTCATACAATTTAAATGTTCAAACCTTCTTTTGTTTCCAACCCAATGCCATATATACACTAACCACATATTTTCCTGTGCTCCAAAATAATACTTTAACATTATAGTTTTAGAGTTAATGTTTTTATGCAGATGCTAATATTGTCGATTGATTGAAGATACACCATGAGACGTTTGGTAATTGAAGAAAAGAGAGGTAATTTTTGAAGGTCGGTTATAATTAATATTGTATCATAATGATTTTTAAGTCATgagaaatttatttatattaatagctAAGAgttataaatttaacttttattaatatataaatttttaatacataacactaatagaagaaaaaaagaagaggcTGCTGCAAAACAGAAAAGACAGTCATTTAAAGATTCTCATTTAGCAAACCGATCTTATTTCAatcttttcattttattatttaacAATTTAGTTTTTAAAATATGATACAAAGTTATCAATACCtaaaatataattctaatggtaAAATAATCATTCTAGACTATAATCTAGACATCTGaagattaaattttaacaaatttttaactcactaatgataaattttaataaaaaataatattttattaataaaagcacaccttttctcataaaaaaaactaaattataaaattttgtcgtactaaattataaattatctttttttttttcaaaaatccaaAAGTTAGCTTCCAATCCAGAGACCTAGCTTCAGGTTGAGGTTTGGAGCTTTTTGGCGCGTAGGGCCGCAAGGTTTCACGTCTATCTGAACCCAGCTCAGCTCTCAagaataaataaagaaataaactATCTGAACCCAGCTCCGCTCGTGAAATGACCATGTCTACAAGAAACAAAATGAAGGCTAATCACAGAAAAAAATTACCATTCAATATATGAATCCAGAAAGAGTACAAACGTAAAGCAGCTTCAATTATGAGCAATCAACTATGAGCTCTAGACCTCTAGTCTTGACATGGAAAGGATGTTGATTATAGCATGCTAATTAATTATGCTGAATTCTTGCAGCAGTAAAAGATGTATTTTCTGACCAAACTGCCAAGTAGAAGATTCATGATCAATGACTAAATCATTATAACTCCATCCACTACCAACTGCACTTAAATACATCATGATACTGAAATGAAaagacacaaaaaaaaaaaaaagtacaaaACTAGTGCTCATGCAGTTGATAACACAAACTTCCCACGTCTTTGTGAAATAATAAACAAATCCAGCTACTAAATCAATCTCCATGGATGGTGTAACGCTCCCACTTCTTTGATGGGTCATATATCTAACACAATGAAAAGGAAAAGAATTAATCTGATGAATTATCCTCGTGTATTTAAATTAACACCACTTGCCACATTCACAGCAAAAATGCCTGCACAGCAGACTAGCCAAGCTAAACAACTCAGATTGGATTGTCTAGTTTGTCATAATGAATGCTAGATTTCTGTTTTTGAGAAGTGTCAAGCATTCTTGTAAAAATACAACGCAATCTGGAATGTTACacacacacagagagagagagagagagagagagagagagagagagagagagagtacctCCCATCTTGAAGCAGGGAAAATGTGTTTGTTCTTCTCATACCAGTGCCTCTCAACAACTTTACCCGCATGTGActgttgaaaataaattgaaaaaaaaaaatcaatttttgctTGAGCAAGTCCCAGGACTTGATTGGGCATGAAATCTGGTACAATCCCTTAATTAACGCTGACAACTGCTAAAATTGAATACTGTAGGTATATACCTCATCCTTCTCTATTGTAGCATCAGCTATAGTCCGCACATCCTCATGCACATCAAAGTGAAATAgctggaaaaaaataaaaaagagaaaaaaaccaTTGGATTCTAGTATAAGGACTTGGTATCCCAGTCATATGCAATTAAACATTGGAAGGCCACAGTGTTACGAGTTGCAGAGAAAATCCACAACCAACATAGCTTATCCACTTGGTAGGAAAGGAGCTCAGCCAAAAAAAGCAAATAGCAACCAAAATTAAGCAGGGAAAAGATATATGATCAGATAGTccacaatattttaaaattaaggcTTTCTTCCCCCCCATGGTCAATACAACAAAAATGTTTCTACTGCTCTTTCACTGCTTATCTGATGAATGTTGCTAAAATTACCACCATCATAATAAAATGCATTGAGAGAGAGTTTTAAGGAGTTGAGGATTACTGGTCCACTTTTGCCCCTAGCCTTGTTAACAATAAGCTCATAGAAGCTGTGTTGCTGAAATTCCACAACcatgaaagggaaaaaaaaaatcattaaggGAAAAAATAGATAGAATGTGATCAAATATATGGTCAAAATGTAATTAAAAAGcttaatttcaaaattaactcACATGGGGAATGATGAGATCTTCTTTCACATAAAGTAAATTCTCCACAGATGTCGTTCTGATTTCCCTAAACTCAGGTGCAAGTTGCTGCTGAACTGCCCTAAGAAACTCTCCTATGGTATCACCTTTGCGTACCTAAATTATGAAACCAAAACCCCcaacaaaaatttaaaaagagGGGATACTAAAGCTAACACTATGGTCAAGGAGAAAAATGAAAGCGGATGAATAAAATATAGGTAAGGTTAATCTAACTAGCCTGGATCACTCTCCTATGGCCTGCTCCATCCCAGTAGCTGTAAGTAATTTCAAGGGGCTCATCTGAAATATCAAGAGCTTGATTCAGGATAAGTATTTTTCCAGATATTAGTAATATATTAGGAAAGAGCCAGAACACATAATTACTTCGAATCTGTTCCTGTTCATGAAGCCACTGTTTCCGCAACCTTTCACGCTCAGCTTGCTCCTCTGCCTCCCGCTCACTGAAAAAGCATCCTCATCACCCCTAAGCTCATATGTTAGTTCCAAACTAATGCACATCCAAATGCACcaagagtgtgtgtgtgtgtgtgtgtgtgtgtgtgtgtgtgtgtggagagagagagagagagagagagagagagagagagagagagatgtcaAACCTGTCAGGCAAGAAGCTTGTTTCCACCGTGGGATCTTTGCCAAATTTTCCATGCACTAATCTGTTTGACTCTAAACCTTCTGGAGAAAGGAGAAAAAAATTGTAAACACTCAATTCAGATTCTCATGCAGCCAAGGAGCTGGATATAAATAAAAACTGAACAAGGTTTACTAGTGACAGCCATGTAGACTtttaatgaatgaaatttatgcaaAAGCAAGCCAGGCCAAAACTCCTGCATACACACAGAAGTGTAACTGGTACGTATTTCCAGAGTTGCATTCTTCCCACAGGATATCATGCCATAAAACAAACTGAAATTCAAAGGTAAATATTTGCAACACATTTACAATAGCCACCGGCAAGTACTGTTGAATGAAATGGACCACAAGTATGCCTTTATACATCAGATATATGACATAAATACCAGAAACTAGAAAATTTTAAGGCGAACAATGAATAGAAAATGATAGGACCACACCTtcaaagactaatcactaatgaaAAATGAGCTTACAAATAAATTTCTAAACAGAATGTCAATCACTTCATATCTGCAGAACATATTATCTAATATCAATCCcctaggaataaaataattaaagagtAATTCTGAAAAGCATAACTTGATTAGAAGCCAACAACAGAAAATGGCTGAAGCCAATCACCTTTCAGCGAAGAGTAAACATCTAACCAAGCTAACATAATTATCACTGTTCACAAATTGTGGAAAGCCATTGCCTTTTCAGTTATCTTCCAAATCTCAGTGCATCAAAATACGATGGCTTAGAACTAAAACCAAATATTCTTTTTAAAAACAAATGCAGCAAAACTTGTAATAATGACTTATTATAGCATTATTAGCATATGATTAGAGGGTATTTAGCTAGTACGGGGAATACTCTGTCAAAAGAGTTGAGGGATCAGATGAAATCATACAGCTCAAAAAACCAAATCCTCATATAATGAATTAGaacttaagaaaaaaaaaagaaagaaagaaagaaagaaagagcgcAGCAGAACTTGACATAGTGTCATGTTATTATAGCATATGACTAGAGAGGATTTAGTATGGGGAATACTTTGTCAAAAGTGTTAAATAATCATATGCGATCATACAGCCCAGGAAAATCCAAATTCTAATATAAAACAATAAAATAGTCCAGCACATCGAATCCAGCCCTTTAAAAACAGTTCAACGTATTAAAGCCTTTGAAAAATGTCTTACTGTCTTCAGCGTCCTCTTCTTCACTTCCGTTCTCAATATCATCAGCAAACGATAATCGAGGATTCACCTTAATCTTTCTCTTTTTTCGCTTTTCCAACTGAAGCTCCTCCTCCCTACAATACAATGCGCAACCCAACACATAACCAAAGAGGACATTATTCATAAAAGGGGGTAGGCAATTGCAGGGGTGGAAGTAAACTCACTCTTGCCGTAACTTTTGTAGCttctccttttcttcctcttcaattttattctgaatattaaCCCTCTAAACATATGCACGCACATACACAACAACAAAGAATAAGCACTTCATGCTTCAATTATTAGCAAACAGATGAACACAAAAAACCTATTACCTTCTCAACATATTGCTCTCTTGTAACCAAACCCACAGTCTCCTTCTTAAATGCAGTCTCAAGAATCTGTTAAACACATAACCATGAGAATATGTATAAGACAAATGGGAAAAAACAGCGATTAGAGAATAAAAAAACTATTATTAATCTCTACGACAAGAACTGTTTGCTTGCCGAGAAAATAAACTACTAATCAGGTTCTGAAATCTAAAACCCTAACAAGAGGAGAAATGATTGTAAAACGCAAACCCTAGGTAGCAAAGAGGAACTGATTGAAGGTGGTTTAGAACACGAACCTCTGAGGTGCTTGACCCGAATTGGAGGAGGCCAGGTTGGCCCTTGGCGGAGGCCGACTTGGTCTTAAGCTCTTGGATTTTGCGACGCTCAGCTTCTCGCTGCTTCTCTAACCGCCGGATCCTCACGGCGTCTTGGGCCGTGCCCACGTACCCGTCTCCCATGCCCGACATCGTttgctttctttttcctttccccTGTTATGCCTCCCTGGAAAATGGGTTTTGGCCCTCGTTTGTTGCCCGATAAAACGATCGACGAAGGATGAGAAGGCTTAAACCGCCTAAGGACTTCGCCCAAGTGAGGCCTTTTATTAGAAGGGGTTGCGCTATGCTATGATATTGTAAGGTTCAATTAAAATGCTATTGGCTGAAAGAATGATTAACAGCCGTCTGATCTGGTTGCCATGATCTGCTTTCCAAGTAACACTGCGATTTAACGCCATACTATTTTAATTGGATTTTAACCCCGTCTGACAATGCTAATGAATTTTCATATTTACTTAAAACATATACTTAAATTGGATTTTACTAAAATATGtttaaaataaatacataattgaagattaatttatatttattttttaaaatattattgacatATCAatcttatataataaataataaattcaaaattatattcattttacttaattatcttgtatttataattttttttattaagatacataatatatttatattttatatgtaattaccattaaaataatatctatcattatgtaaattaaatacCTTAAAATGACAAAATATAACAAATTTAATAAATGAGGGTGAAAAAAATGAGTTtaataagagaaaagaaataaaaagtgaaaatatgagtaattttgatataaaaatatttgtggtgaattttataaaattcattaagAAATTTTATCTATTTTGATGA contains these protein-coding regions:
- the LOC110668968 gene encoding protein XAP5 CIRCADIAN TIMEKEEPER produces the protein MSGMGDGYVGTAQDAVRIRRLEKQREAERRKIQELKTKSASAKGQPGLLQFGSSTSEILETAFKKETVGLVTREQYVEKRVNIQNKIEEEEKEKLQKLRQEEEELQLEKRKKRKIKVNPRLSFADDIENGSEEEDAEDKGLESNRLVHGKFGKDPTVETSFLPDSEREAEEQAERERLRKQWLHEQEQIRNEPLEITYSYWDGAGHRRVIQVRKGDTIGEFLRAVQQQLAPEFREIRTTSVENLLYVKEDLIIPHQHSFYELIVNKARGKSGPLFHFDVHEDVRTIADATIEKDESHAGKVVERHWYEKNKHIFPASRWEIYDPSKKWERYTIHGD